The Peribacillus sp. FSL P2-0133 genome has a segment encoding these proteins:
- a CDS encoding iron-siderophore ABC transporter substrate-binding protein, with the protein MRFTISTYSKTIFLLLSVFCLVCLAGCGNNEAGTKSTKSSEKDEQSYTVKHVMGETTIPENPKRVVVLTNEGTEALLAMGVKPVGAVKSWLGNPWYDHIKDDMDGVEIVGTELEVNLEKIAALKPDLIIGNKVRQEAVYDKLSAIAPTVFSETLTGNWKENFSLYAKAINNEDKGNEVLQQFDQHIADVKEKLGDKVNQEVSVVRFLAGTSYIYYTDSFSGVIFDQLGFKRAEQQKDLFNADNKLGNFSLQVGKEAIPKMDGDILFYFTYAPNGDKEATDTAKEWTSEALWNNLNAVKKGNAYEVSDAVWNTAGGVIAANKMLDELEEIMTSK; encoded by the coding sequence ATGAGGTTTACCATTAGTACATATTCAAAAACTATTTTTCTATTGTTATCAGTCTTTTGCTTAGTTTGTTTAGCAGGTTGTGGTAACAATGAAGCTGGAACAAAGAGCACAAAGTCTTCTGAAAAAGATGAACAATCGTATACTGTTAAACATGTTATGGGAGAAACAACTATTCCTGAAAATCCAAAGCGTGTTGTCGTTTTAACAAATGAAGGAACAGAAGCACTTTTAGCAATGGGCGTAAAACCTGTAGGTGCTGTGAAATCTTGGCTTGGTAATCCATGGTACGATCATATTAAAGATGACATGGATGGTGTGGAAATTGTAGGGACTGAGCTTGAGGTTAATTTGGAAAAAATAGCTGCTTTAAAACCAGACTTAATTATCGGAAATAAGGTACGTCAAGAAGCCGTTTACGATAAATTAAGTGCAATTGCTCCAACTGTTTTTTCTGAAACTCTTACAGGGAATTGGAAAGAAAATTTTAGTCTATATGCAAAAGCAATCAATAATGAGGACAAAGGCAATGAAGTATTACAGCAATTCGATCAACACATTGCAGATGTAAAAGAAAAGCTAGGTGATAAGGTAAACCAAGAAGTATCTGTTGTGCGTTTCCTAGCAGGCACGTCATATATTTATTACACAGATTCATTTTCAGGCGTGATTTTTGACCAATTAGGATTTAAACGTGCTGAGCAACAAAAAGACTTATTTAACGCTGACAATAAGCTGGGTAATTTTTCCTTGCAAGTCGGAAAAGAGGCTATTCCTAAAATGGATGGAGATATTCTATTCTACTTCACATATGCCCCAAATGGAGATAAAGAAGCAACAGATACTGCAAAAGAATGGACAAGTGAAGCTCTTTGGAATAATTTAAATGCAGTAAAAAAAGGAAATGCATATGAGGTGAGTGACGCCGTTTGGAATACTGCTGGCGGTGTAATTGCAGCTAACAAAATGTTAGATGAACTTGAAGAGATCATGACTAGTAAGTAA